ATCTAATTCACCTAATTCAACTCCAGTTGCACCAGCTATATCAGAAGAACTTCTATCTTTTACAAAATTCATATCATATTGAACTTCTCTTTGGTACTTTAAGAAATCAACAACTGCTTCAATTTCATCTTCTTTTGACCAAGGAGCATGAATTCTTACTATATTTGAAGTACCTGGAGGTGTAAATAACATATCTCCTCGACCTAATAATGATTCTGCACCTAATGAATCTAAAATAATTTTAGAATCTACTTTTTGACCAACCTTATATGATAATCTACTCGGAAGATTTGCTTTAATAAGTCCTGTAACAACGTCTACAGAAGGTCTTTGTGTTGCAACAATTAAGTGAATTCCACTTGCTCTTGCCATTTGAGCAAGTCTTGCTATTGAGTGTTCAACATCTTTTCCACTTGTCATCATTAAATCTGCTAACTCATCAATAACTACAACAATATAAGGTATCTTATCAAAACCTTCTTTTGTAGCTTTTTCATTATAGTTTTCAATATTTTTAGTTTTTGTTTGAGACATTAAAGTATATCGTCTTTCCATCTCAGCAACCATATTAGATAGAGCATTTATTGCATCTGTTGGTTTTGTAATAACAGGTGTTAAAAGATGAGGAATATCATTATACATAGAAAACTCAAGCATTTTTGGATCAATCATTACAAGTCTAAGGTTATCTGGAGAGTTCTTATACAATAATGATAAAATCATTGCATTAATCCCAACAGATTTACCTGAACCAGTAGTTCCAGCAATAAGTAAATGTGGTAATTTTTTAAGATCAGTAATAAAAGGTTTTCCTACAATATCTTTTCCTAAAACCATAGTTAATGATGATTTAGAGTTTTGAAAAATTTCACTCTCTAAAAGTTCTCTTATATAAATAGTTTGCATATCTTCATTAGGAACTTCAATACCAACAACATCTTTACCTGGAATTGGAGCTTGGATTCTTATTGTTTGAGCTTTTAAAGCCATCGCTAAATCATCTTGAAGATTTAAAATTTTAGAAACTTTAACATTTGGTGCTGGTTTAAATTCAAAAGTTGTAACTACAGGGCCTGTATAAGTTCTTACAACATCTCCTTCAATTTTAAACATTAATAGTTTTTCTAATAAATCCTCTATTTTCTTATCTATAACTGCTTCAGAAATTTTTGATTTTTTATCTTTTGGAGGACTTTGGAAAAACTTTGTTGGAGGAAGTTCAAAATCCTTTGGTTTTTCTGTTTTCCCTAATTCTATATCTTCTAATAACTTCTTATTTTCTTCAAGTTCATCTACTATAATTCCATGGGAAGCTGATTCTTCAACTATAGAAATATCAGAAATCTCATCTTCCATATTTAATATTTGTTTATTAGTAAACTCTTCTGCTTGATCTAAAGAGATAATATTTAAATCATCAACTCTAATATTTGCAATCTCTTCTTCACTATCTTCAATTATTATTTGAGGAATATTATCTTCTTCTTTTATAGATACTCTTTCTTCTATAGGTGCAGAAACTTGCTTCTTCTCTCTTTTCTCTTTTGGTCTACTTGTAATTCTTTTTGGCTTAGCTGATGTATCAACTTTTTTAAAACTTGGAGTTATTTTTTTTATATCAATATTAAAATTCATATCTTCAAATAGTATTAAAAAAGAGATTACAAAACCAATAAGTACAAATATCCAAAGTCCTGCATTCCCGATAAATGGCATCATTGAATCAACTATAAAGTTTCCTATTGCTCCACTCAAAGTACCATCTACAATTAAAGACTGAAAGGTTAATAATGTAAGTAATAATAATAAAATAGAGATAGTTTTAATTGAAAAATCACTCCAATCAAAATTATCTTTAAAATTTACAATATATAATGGATATAAAAAAAGAAATAGATATGCATAAGATAAAAATCCAAAATTTGAGTGTGAGAAATTTGCAAATAGTGAACCTATTTGCCCCACACTACTTTTATCTGATACAAAAGTTGCATATTCAAAATATACAATTAAAAAAAGTATAATTAATGAAAAAATTTTTTTTAAAATTTTAGAGCCTTTATTTTAATAATTTTGCAATTCTACCTTGAAGCTTCAACCATTGTCTATGCTCAAATAAAGGGAATCCTGCCCACTGTTTCTTTGGTTCAGTAATTGATTTTGTTACTCCCCCACGTGCTGCTATAGTTGTAAAAGGTGCAATTTCTAGATGCCCTGCAGTAGCACTTTGTCCACCCATAATTACATATTCATTTAAAATTGTAGAACCAGATAAACCTACTTGTCCTGTTAAAATACAACCATCTTTTAAAATACAATTATGTGCAATATGAACTAAATTATCAAGTCTCACACCATTTCCAATAATTGTTGAGTTAAAAGCAGCTCTATCAATTGAAGAATTTGCTCCTATTTCAACATCATTTCCAATAGTTACATTACCATTTTGATAAATTTTAATATATTTACCAGTTTTAGTGTGTGCAAAACCAAAGCCATCACTACCAATAACTGTTCCAGAATGGATTATACAATCATCTCCAATAGTACAATCTCTATAAACTGAAACATTAGGATAAATTATAGTATTATCTCCAATAGTTACATTATCTCCAATAAAACTACCAGACATGATAGTAGAGTTTTTACCAATCTTTGAATTTTTTCCAAGATAAACATTAGGCATTATTGTACTATTTTCTCCAACAATACAATCTTTACCTTGTGTTTCAATAATTTTTGGTGCAAAAAACTTACTTAACATTGCAAGTGTTAAATATGGCTCTTCACATACAATTGCAATCGTATCTTTTGGAACCATATTTTTAAAATCTTCTTTTACTAAAACAGCACCTGCATTAGTTTTCTCTAAATCATTAATATATTTTTTATTTTCTAAAAAAGAGATTTCATTTTTATTTGCATCTAAAAGTGTATTTAGACCAGAAACTTCTATTTTAGAATCAATCTTGATATCAACTTTTTCTAGTATTTCAGATAAAATCAATTTACTTCCTATCTTTCCATTGCTACAACACCACTTCTTACAACTTCTAGTGGTTTGTATTTGTTCATAATATTTGTAAAATTTGCAATTCTACTTGGTGCATCAGTTGCTGAGATAACAATTGCATCAGTAGTAACATTTTGAATATGTCCATTATATGCTCTTGCAATTACTTCTATATCACTAAGTGGTTGATCAATTGGTATTTTAATTAATACTGTCTCTTTTTCAATAACATTTTGGTGTTCATTTACTTTTAAAACAGGAATTAATTTATTTAATTGCTTAACAATTTGATCAATTACTCTTTTACTTCCAGTAGTTACAATAGTCATTCTAGAGTATTGAGTTCCAGAAATTGGAGCTACTGTCAAAGAATCGATATTATATCCTCTTGCTGAGAATAGTCCTACAATTCTAGATAATACGTTGTGTTCATTGATTACAATTACAGAGATAACTTGTCTTGTTGTTTCTGAATCATAATAGTGGTTAAAATTATTCATTGTTATCTCCTAATAGAGTCATTTCATTTAAAGCATGTCCATTTGGAACCATTGGTAGTACAATTTCATCTCTTGCTACAATAACATCAATCATTGCAGGTTTTTTCTTTTCTACTGCATCTTTTAATGCTTCGTCAAACTCTTTTTTACTTGAAACTCTATATCCATTTCCACCAAATGCTTCTACAAGTTTTTTAAAGTCTGGTTGTGCACTTAAATCTGTTTCAGATAATCTATTCTCATAAAATAGTGTTTGCCACTGTCTTACCATTCCAAGATAGTTATTATTTAAAATAATATTAATAACTGGTAATTCATATTCAACACAAGTCATTAACTCTTGAATATTCATTAAAATTGAACCATCTCCTGTAAAATTAATAGAAATTTTATCAGGATTCCCTCTTGCAACTCCCATTGCACCAGGAAGTCCAAATCCCATAGTTCCTAAACCACCAGAAGTATTCCATTGTCTAGGAAATGAAAATGGATAAAATTGTGCAGTCCACATTTGATGTTGTCCTACATCTGTAGAGATAATAGCTTTATCTCCTAAAGTTTGACCTACTCTTTCAATAACCCATTGTGGTTTAATAACTGCATCTGAATCTTGATATCTTAAAGGTTCTTTTTCTCTATAATCTTTTAATAAAGAAACCCAGTTAGTATAATCATTAAATTTCATATTTTTTGCAGCTTCAATCATACCTTCAACAGTTACTTTTAAATCACCTACTATTGGAAAATTTGTATGAACTAATTTATCAATAGATGTTGGGTCAATATCAACATGAATAACTTTTGCTTTTTTAGCAAATTCATCAAGTCTTCCTGTAACTCTATCATCAAATCTAGCTCCAAGTGAAACAATACAATCTGTATCATATGTTGCCATATTTGCTGCAAACTCACCATGCATACCTAACATTCCTACAAATAATTCATTATCATCACCCATAACACCTCTTGCCATAAGTGTTTCAACTACAGGAATATTTGCAATTTTTGCAAACTCTCTAATCTCATATGCACAATTTGAAAGAATTGCTCCCCCACCTACATAAAGTAAAGGTTTTTTAGATTTTGCAATTGCATCCATTGCTTTTTTTAATTGTCTTTTATTGTAATTAACTGTAGGTTTATATGTTGGAATATCAACCTCTTTTGGATACTCAAAATTTGCAACTTCAGCTGTAATATCTTTAGGAATATCAATATGGACAGGACCTGGTCTTCCAGTTGCTGCTATATGAAATGCCTCTTTTATAATTCTTGGTAAATCATTAATATTATTTACTAGATAGTTATGCTTTGTGCAT
This sequence is a window from Halarcobacter bivalviorum. Protein-coding genes within it:
- a CDS encoding FtsK/SpoIIIE family DNA translocase, which translates into the protein MGQIGSLFANFSHSNFGFLSYAYLFLFLYPLYIVNFKDNFDWSDFSIKTISILLLLLTLLTFQSLIVDGTLSGAIGNFIVDSMMPFIGNAGLWIFVLIGFVISFLILFEDMNFNIDIKKITPSFKKVDTSAKPKRITSRPKEKREKKQVSAPIEERVSIKEEDNIPQIIIEDSEEEIANIRVDDLNIISLDQAEEFTNKQILNMEDEISDISIVEESASHGIIVDELEENKKLLEDIELGKTEKPKDFELPPTKFFQSPPKDKKSKISEAVIDKKIEDLLEKLLMFKIEGDVVRTYTGPVVTTFEFKPAPNVKVSKILNLQDDLAMALKAQTIRIQAPIPGKDVVGIEVPNEDMQTIYIRELLESEIFQNSKSSLTMVLGKDIVGKPFITDLKKLPHLLIAGTTGSGKSVGINAMILSLLYKNSPDNLRLVMIDPKMLEFSMYNDIPHLLTPVITKPTDAINALSNMVAEMERRYTLMSQTKTKNIENYNEKATKEGFDKIPYIVVVIDELADLMMTSGKDVEHSIARLAQMARASGIHLIVATQRPSVDVVTGLIKANLPSRLSYKVGQKVDSKIILDSLGAESLLGRGDMLFTPPGTSNIVRIHAPWSKEDEIEAVVDFLKYQREVQYDMNFVKDRSSSDIAGATGVELGELDELYEDAKDVVLTDRKTSISYIQRKLRIGYNRAATIVEQLEQTGVLSEANAKGNREILI
- the lpxD gene encoding UDP-3-O-(3-hydroxymyristoyl)glucosamine N-acyltransferase → MILSEILEKVDIKIDSKIEVSGLNTLLDANKNEISFLENKKYINDLEKTNAGAVLVKEDFKNMVPKDTIAIVCEEPYLTLAMLSKFFAPKIIETQGKDCIVGENSTIMPNVYLGKNSKIGKNSTIMSGSFIGDNVTIGDNTIIYPNVSVYRDCTIGDDCIIHSGTVIGSDGFGFAHTKTGKYIKIYQNGNVTIGNDVEIGANSSIDRAAFNSTIIGNGVRLDNLVHIAHNCILKDGCILTGQVGLSGSTILNEYVIMGGQSATAGHLEIAPFTTIAARGGVTKSITEPKKQWAGFPLFEHRQWLKLQGRIAKLLK
- a CDS encoding acetolactate synthase large subunit, encoding MRISGAKMVTESLKEEGVDVVFGYPGGAIMNVYDEIYKQSFFQHILTRHEQAAIHAAEGYAKSTGKVGVAIVTSGPGFTNAVTGLADAYMDSVPMVVISGQVPTAIIGTDGFQEIDAVGISRPCTKHNYLVNNINDLPRIIKEAFHIAATGRPGPVHIDIPKDITAEVANFEYPKEVDIPTYKPTVNYNKRQLKKAMDAIAKSKKPLLYVGGGAILSNCAYEIREFAKIANIPVVETLMARGVMGDDNELFVGMLGMHGEFAANMATYDTDCIVSLGARFDDRVTGRLDEFAKKAKVIHVDIDPTSIDKLVHTNFPIVGDLKVTVEGMIEAAKNMKFNDYTNWVSLLKDYREKEPLRYQDSDAVIKPQWVIERVGQTLGDKAIISTDVGQHQMWTAQFYPFSFPRQWNTSGGLGTMGFGLPGAMGVARGNPDKISINFTGDGSILMNIQELMTCVEYELPVINIILNNNYLGMVRQWQTLFYENRLSETDLSAQPDFKKLVEAFGGNGYRVSSKKEFDEALKDAVEKKKPAMIDVIVARDEIVLPMVPNGHALNEMTLLGDNNE
- the ilvN gene encoding acetolactate synthase small subunit is translated as MNNFNHYYDSETTRQVISVIVINEHNVLSRIVGLFSARGYNIDSLTVAPISGTQYSRMTIVTTGSKRVIDQIVKQLNKLIPVLKVNEHQNVIEKETVLIKIPIDQPLSDIEVIARAYNGHIQNVTTDAIVISATDAPSRIANFTNIMNKYKPLEVVRSGVVAMER